One Kitasatospora sp. NBC_01266 genomic window carries:
- a CDS encoding carbohydrate ABC transporter permease: protein MNRQTDSVKPRLRPRTMVVAAVAWLLAMVFLLPYAEMVITALRPADELRDPGYLPHHFAWSNFIDVWRDSTLGDNLKVTLLVAAGSTLLALLVALPAAYYTARIKFRGRKYFLLLVLVTQMFQPTSLLVGLYREFFQLGMLNSVWTLILCNAAFNLAFAIWILTAYISSIPVELEEAAMIDGLGRLSVLRRVILPLAMPGVVTAVIFTFISAWNEFVMGLTLSTVPSSQPLTVGINSFIGDYTVQWNYLFAGSVIAIVPVVVLFAFIERQVVSGLTAGSVK, encoded by the coding sequence ATGAACCGTCAGACGGATTCCGTGAAGCCGCGGTTGCGACCGCGTACGATGGTCGTCGCCGCCGTCGCCTGGCTGCTGGCCATGGTCTTCCTGCTGCCGTACGCCGAGATGGTGATCACCGCGCTGCGGCCCGCCGACGAACTGCGCGATCCCGGCTACCTCCCCCACCACTTCGCCTGGTCCAACTTCATCGACGTGTGGCGCGACTCCACCCTCGGCGACAACCTGAAGGTGACCCTGCTGGTGGCCGCCGGCTCCACGCTGCTGGCCCTGCTGGTCGCGCTGCCCGCCGCGTACTACACCGCGCGGATCAAGTTCCGCGGCCGCAAGTACTTCCTGCTGCTCGTCCTGGTCACCCAGATGTTCCAGCCCACCTCGCTGCTGGTCGGCCTGTACCGCGAGTTCTTCCAGCTCGGCATGCTCAACTCGGTCTGGACGCTGATCCTGTGCAACGCCGCCTTCAACCTGGCGTTCGCGATCTGGATCCTCACCGCCTACATCTCCTCGATCCCGGTGGAGTTGGAGGAGGCCGCCATGATCGACGGGCTCGGGCGGCTCAGCGTGCTGCGCCGGGTGATCCTGCCACTGGCCATGCCGGGGGTGGTCACCGCCGTCATCTTCACCTTCATCTCGGCGTGGAACGAGTTCGTGATGGGCCTGACCCTCTCCACCGTTCCGAGCAGCCAGCCGCTCACCGTCGGCATCAACAGCTTCATCGGCGACTACACGGTCCAGTGGAACTACCTCTTCGCCGGATCGGTCATCGCCATCGTGCCGGTGGTCGTGCTCTTCGCGTTCATCGAGCGCCAGGTGGTCTCCGGCCTGACCGCCGGCTCCGTGAAGTAG
- a CDS encoding carbohydrate ABC transporter permease yields the protein MSLTSTAPKAPGPSRGEPPRSAQAKPRRSGLERLGPLPWIAPAVLLIVLVVLWPVYEMVHTSFLRISSSGFVRGSAGLDKYRKLFAEPDLGHVLVSTVIWTVTVVGLTMLLSLALAQLFNQEFPGRRLTRWALIAPWAASVLMTAIGFKWMLNQTAGVLNTAMTDLGLISGPKDWLGSPDTAWPWMMFVAIFVSLPFTTYTLLAGLQTVPGEVYEAARVDGASTWQTYRKITLPLLRPAFLVGVVINLINVFNSFPIIWGMTQGGPSNATSTTTVFMYQLKDTDIGESAAMSVVNFALVVVMVLVFLKVSRWKEDES from the coding sequence GTGTCCCTCACCTCCACCGCCCCCAAGGCCCCCGGGCCGAGCCGGGGCGAACCGCCCCGCTCGGCCCAGGCGAAGCCGCGGCGCTCGGGCCTCGAGCGGCTGGGCCCGCTGCCCTGGATCGCCCCGGCGGTCCTGCTGATCGTGCTGGTCGTGCTCTGGCCCGTCTACGAGATGGTCCACACCTCGTTCCTGCGGATCAGCAGCAGCGGGTTCGTCCGCGGCTCGGCCGGCCTGGACAAGTACCGCAAGCTCTTCGCCGAGCCCGACCTCGGCCACGTCCTGGTCTCCACCGTCATCTGGACGGTCACCGTCGTCGGCCTGACGATGCTGCTCTCGCTGGCCCTGGCGCAGCTGTTCAACCAGGAGTTCCCGGGCCGCCGGCTCACCCGGTGGGCACTGATCGCGCCCTGGGCGGCCTCCGTGCTGATGACCGCCATCGGCTTCAAGTGGATGCTCAACCAGACCGCCGGCGTGCTCAACACCGCGATGACCGACCTCGGCCTGATCAGCGGCCCCAAGGACTGGCTCGGCTCCCCCGACACGGCCTGGCCGTGGATGATGTTCGTCGCGATCTTCGTCTCACTGCCCTTCACCACCTACACCCTGCTGGCCGGACTGCAGACCGTCCCCGGCGAGGTGTACGAGGCCGCGCGGGTCGACGGCGCGTCCACCTGGCAGACCTACCGCAAGATCACCCTGCCGCTGCTGCGCCCGGCCTTCCTGGTCGGTGTGGTGATCAACCTGATCAACGTCTTCAACTCCTTCCCGATCATCTGGGGCATGACGCAGGGCGGTCCGAGCAACGCCACCTCCACCACGACGGTGTTCATGTACCAGCTGAAGGACACCGACATCGGCGAGTCCGCGGCGATGTCGGTGGTCAACTTCGCGCTGGTCGTGGTGATGGTGCTGGTCTTCCTCAAGGTCAGCCGCTGGAAGGAGGACGAGAGCTGA